One window of the Thermococcus sp. P6 genome contains the following:
- a CDS encoding winged helix-turn-helix domain-containing protein — translation MKNVRVLKALEDGPKTIEEISEITAISPMEVRRYLLRFVEQGKVESYQREGKIFWKIRETSEEEEEFRYV, via the coding sequence ATGAAGAACGTCAGGGTTTTGAAGGCCCTTGAGGATGGACCAAAGACTATAGAGGAGATAAGCGAAATCACAGCCATAAGCCCCATGGAGGTCAGGAGGTACCTCCTCCGCTTTGTGGAGCAGGGAAAGGTCGAGAGCTACCAGAGGGAAGGAAAGATCTTCTGGAAGATCAGGGAGACGAGTGAGGAAGAGGAGGAGTTCAGGTACGTCTAA
- a CDS encoding SWIM zinc finger domain-containing protein encodes MDEKTLKKGERYYRAGKVLWVVKVGNRLFSKVLGRYPYYVELNVETGENRCTCPLGGDCKHVGAVLKAYEEGFYFEALDGHAELFPEAVAMEFLAEVPELALDVTLKELSFSLSTDESGSESARLFRRALKLVRMTGRREALHVLEEALEDYRHVFSDYELSEKLEAELRELKASLENPYKSRRGNRTFRG; translated from the coding sequence ATGGACGAGAAGACGCTGAAGAAAGGGGAGCGCTATTACAGGGCCGGAAAGGTCCTCTGGGTGGTCAAGGTTGGAAACAGGCTCTTCTCCAAGGTTCTGGGGAGGTACCCCTATTACGTGGAACTGAACGTCGAAACCGGGGAGAACAGATGCACCTGCCCGCTCGGGGGGGACTGCAAGCACGTGGGGGCCGTTTTGAAGGCCTATGAAGAGGGTTTCTACTTCGAAGCTCTGGACGGACACGCGGAACTGTTTCCGGAAGCGGTTGCCATGGAGTTTCTGGCCGAAGTGCCCGAGTTGGCGCTCGACGTTACCCTCAAGGAGCTTTCCTTTTCCCTGAGCACGGACGAGAGCGGGAGCGAGTCTGCAAGACTCTTCCGCAGGGCCCTGAAGCTCGTGAGGATGACCGGGAGGAGAGAAGCCCTGCACGTTCTCGAGGAAGCCCTCGAGGATTACAGACACGTCTTCAGCGACTACGAGCTTTCGGAGAAGCTTGAGGCTGAACTGAGGGAGCTTAAGGCATCGCTCGAAAACCCTTATAAATCCCGAAGAGGCAATCGGACGTTCAGAGGGTGA
- the cas6 gene encoding CRISPR-associated endoribonuclease Cas6: MRFVIRLRPESEPFKIPFNHQHSLQGLFYRRVQRVNPDLSLKLHSPKVPKLFTFSLFMAERRNLAEDRSGLIGHRRGFFYFSTAVPEIAEAFITGLLQNPEVELWGEKFTVEEVKALAEPQKLSGKRFVTLSPIAVTTKRAQFGKPRSYDLGPTEPEFYELIKENLREKHLQIFGLNPPEEFEMKVLKAKPKRFQVKPGIYQIAWHLVFRAMGDEGLLRAGYLAGFGEKNSIGFGMVKLDGGKRISRGRKSSEGGGRDRKRKEA, encoded by the coding sequence TTGAGATTTGTAATAAGACTCCGGCCGGAGAGTGAACCCTTCAAGATCCCCTTCAACCACCAGCACAGCCTTCAGGGACTGTTCTACCGGAGGGTCCAGCGGGTCAACCCGGACCTGAGCCTGAAACTGCACTCGCCGAAGGTCCCCAAGCTCTTCACCTTCTCCCTCTTCATGGCCGAGAGGCGTAACCTCGCGGAGGATAGGAGCGGTCTCATCGGCCACAGGAGGGGGTTCTTCTACTTCTCCACGGCCGTTCCGGAGATAGCCGAGGCCTTCATCACCGGCCTGCTCCAGAACCCGGAGGTGGAGCTCTGGGGTGAAAAGTTCACCGTGGAGGAGGTAAAGGCCCTTGCGGAGCCTCAAAAGCTCAGCGGGAAAAGGTTCGTAACGCTCTCCCCCATAGCGGTAACCACCAAAAGAGCTCAGTTCGGCAAACCGAGGAGCTACGATCTCGGTCCAACTGAACCGGAATTCTACGAGCTCATAAAGGAAAATCTCCGCGAGAAGCATCTTCAGATATTCGGCCTTAACCCACCCGAAGAATTCGAGATGAAAGTCCTCAAAGCAAAGCCGAAGCGCTTTCAGGTGAAGCCCGGGATTTACCAGATAGCGTGGCACCTCGTGTTTCGGGCAATGGGAGATGAGGGGCTCTTAAGAGCGGGTTATCTGGCCGGTTTCGGAGAGAAGAACTCGATAGGCTTCGGCATGGTGAAGCTTGATGGGGGTAAGAGGATATCAAGAGGGAGAAAAAGCTCAGAAGGGGGTGGACGAGATAGGAAACGAAAAGAAGCTTGA
- a CDS encoding acetate--CoA ligase family protein gives MNRVEKAKEIIEKARAENRPLVEPEAKEILKLYGVPVPDFKVATTEEEAVKFAREIGYPVVMKIVSPQIIHKSDAGGVKVNIKSDEEAREAFRKIMENAKNYKPDADLWGVIVYRMLPLGKEVIIGMIRDPQFGPAIMFGLGGIFVEILKDVSFRVAPITKEEALDMIKEIKAYPILAGARGEKPVNVEALAEIITKVGELALELPEIKELDINPVFAYEDSAVAVDARMLL, from the coding sequence ATGAACAGGGTCGAAAAGGCAAAGGAGATAATAGAGAAGGCCAGGGCCGAGAACAGGCCGCTCGTTGAGCCCGAGGCCAAGGAAATTTTGAAGCTGTACGGCGTTCCGGTACCGGACTTTAAGGTCGCCACCACCGAGGAGGAGGCCGTTAAATTCGCAAGGGAGATAGGCTACCCGGTCGTCATGAAGATAGTCTCCCCGCAGATAATCCACAAGAGCGACGCCGGCGGTGTCAAGGTCAACATAAAGAGCGATGAGGAGGCAAGGGAAGCCTTCAGGAAGATCATGGAGAACGCAAAGAACTACAAGCCGGATGCGGACCTCTGGGGCGTCATCGTTTACAGAATGCTCCCGCTCGGCAAGGAGGTCATAATCGGTATGATAAGGGACCCGCAGTTCGGTCCGGCCATAATGTTCGGTCTCGGTGGCATCTTCGTCGAGATACTCAAGGACGTTTCCTTCAGGGTCGCTCCGATAACGAAGGAAGAGGCCCTCGACATGATTAAGGAGATAAAGGCCTACCCGATCCTCGCGGGAGCGCGCGGAGAGAAGCCCGTTAACGTCGAAGCACTGGCGGAAATCATCACAAAGGTCGGGGAGCTTGCACTTGAACTCCCTGAGATTAAGGAGCTCGACATCAACCCTGTCTTCGCCTACGAGGACTCCGCGGTTGCCGTCGATGCGAGGATGCTCCTTTGA
- a CDS encoding Sjogren's syndrome/scleroderma autoantigen 1 family protein, whose protein sequence is MRTVIMPLMLSGAKMLDRHCPVCGSPLFEKNGRVFCPVCEHRKNMEKASRKGVEERLIEKLEDLANSLPEDLEELEKHLKVMERIVELLERYRKLEGEV, encoded by the coding sequence ATGAGAACCGTCATCATGCCCCTGATGCTCTCCGGGGCGAAGATGCTCGACAGGCACTGCCCGGTGTGCGGCTCACCGCTCTTCGAGAAGAACGGCAGGGTCTTCTGCCCCGTGTGCGAGCACAGGAAGAATATGGAAAAGGCCAGCAGGAAGGGGGTCGAGGAACGGCTGATCGAGAAGCTGGAGGATCTGGCAAACTCCCTGCCGGAGGATCTGGAGGAGCTCGAGAAACACTTAAAGGTGATGGAGAGGATAGTTGAACTGCTGGAACGTTACAGGAAACTGGAGGGAGAGGTATGA
- a CDS encoding DUF4139 domain-containing protein has product MKGKILAGVLGMLVVLAVFSLHGGKASDSSSTVVLYNSVKIGVVERVVEVELGEGMNDVPLEELAGLDIAEVTIRPLDEGVTVLGVFSRGGGDAYSANVGNDVEVKLKNGEKVAGKFLGLREGKIVLEGDGYYLINPEEVAYFRAQNLEGKASVYAVLRAEKAGKYNVSVIYRVVNMDWESRYKLYLGEKAKLYGYVVVNNPTVQKFEDARVLLVAGDVQLYQNLPRPGDLYTLAEKGTQEVSVGQPEKVEAFYLYRLGVVDLNPASTMMYPYINFEAPFERGYLYESWPYSREGAVYESVSFKTEKVLPAGIVEVYRETEDGSLLIGERAIEHTPEGDTLRIGIGRDYDLKGSTTVLEEKHDKDYSYYKIKITLENLGNGTKTVVVRHHKRGRILNSSVEPIDETASYVEFRVTINPGEKKEIVFDYKNRY; this is encoded by the coding sequence ATGAAGGGTAAGATACTGGCCGGCGTCCTGGGGATGCTGGTGGTTCTGGCGGTTTTTTCCCTTCACGGGGGAAAGGCATCGGATTCGAGCAGTACCGTGGTGCTGTACAACTCGGTTAAGATCGGCGTTGTTGAGAGGGTTGTTGAGGTTGAGCTCGGGGAGGGCATGAACGACGTTCCCCTCGAGGAGCTGGCCGGCCTGGACATAGCGGAGGTGACCATCAGACCGCTCGATGAGGGCGTTACCGTCCTCGGAGTCTTCAGCAGGGGCGGGGGAGATGCCTACAGCGCCAACGTTGGAAACGATGTGGAGGTAAAGCTGAAGAACGGAGAAAAGGTGGCAGGTAAGTTCCTCGGCCTCAGGGAAGGAAAGATCGTTCTGGAGGGGGACGGCTACTACCTCATAAACCCTGAGGAAGTGGCCTACTTCAGGGCCCAGAACCTAGAGGGAAAGGCGAGCGTTTACGCGGTTCTTCGCGCGGAGAAGGCCGGAAAGTACAACGTGAGCGTGATCTACCGCGTTGTGAACATGGACTGGGAAAGCAGGTACAAGCTCTACCTCGGCGAGAAGGCGAAGCTTTACGGCTACGTCGTCGTCAACAATCCGACGGTCCAGAAGTTCGAGGATGCCCGGGTTCTCCTCGTTGCGGGTGATGTGCAGCTTTACCAGAACCTTCCACGCCCGGGAGACCTTTACACCCTCGCCGAAAAGGGAACTCAGGAAGTCAGCGTCGGCCAGCCCGAGAAAGTGGAGGCCTTCTACCTCTACAGGCTTGGGGTGGTGGACCTGAATCCCGCCAGTACGATGATGTACCCCTACATAAACTTCGAGGCCCCCTTCGAGAGGGGGTACCTCTACGAGAGCTGGCCCTACAGCAGGGAGGGGGCGGTTTACGAGTCGGTATCTTTTAAGACGGAGAAGGTCCTTCCGGCCGGAATCGTCGAGGTGTACCGGGAGACGGAAGACGGATCGCTCCTCATCGGCGAAAGGGCCATCGAGCACACGCCAGAGGGGGACACCCTCAGGATAGGCATCGGCAGGGACTACGACCTCAAGGGGAGCACAACGGTCCTCGAGGAGAAGCACGATAAGGATTACTCCTACTACAAAATAAAGATAACCCTCGAGAACCTTGGAAACGGGACGAAAACCGTTGTCGTCAGACACCACAAGCGGGGCAGGATCCTGAATTCGAGCGTCGAGCCCATCGACGAGACCGCGAGCTACGTGGAGTTCAGAGTTACTATAAACCCCGGAGAAAAGAAGGAGATCGTCTTCGACTACAAGAACCGCTATTAG
- the rgy gene encoding reverse gyrase has product MKAIYRGMCPNCLDRISDERLYMKNPCKECLDEPLHADSYFDLVSAVRNALKLRGTLKEWERIYSLEKDLREIEEFFRRATGFTFWSAQRTWVKRLLKGRSFSIIAPTGMGKSTFGAFMAVWYASRGKKSYIVVPTTPLVLQTVKKLRTIIDNSGLEVRVAYYHGNLRKKEREEMLALIQKGDYDVLVTSSQWLARKFDEVLAGRRFDFIFVDDVDAFLKASRNIDRSLFLLGFNEEIIGKAWEIVRLKKEMSRYLNGRASDREEKLRELNDRISKLQLEIEEFRNKNNVGAMVIASATGSARGDRIKLYRELLGFEVGSGRSSLRNVVDTYLKPEKDIKEHVEELLQRLGRGGLVFTPIDQGLGYAEELAEYLRGKGFKIEVVSSKNKNAIERFEKGEADYLIGSAAYYGSLVRGLDLPHLIRYAVFTGVPKFRFSVDLERPTIYRTLGLLNEVMDFLSDEDRKEAERLHARLRRLIRNIPSFQILKIEEALAEGLPLEDGFHNHVLGVFRKTVEFLRRVLKDEEVLRKLAEDPFVSLKEEGGKWYIEIPDVRTYIQATGRTSRLFAGGISQGLSVLIVDNEKVFNGLLRQMRWRFTEFRMVPFEELDLDEVLRRIDEDREKIRLLMEGKISSKAKDLVKSALMIVESPNKARTIAGFFGRPSKTRIGDLVAYEVSIGDMMLTILASGGHMFDLVTNEGYHGVLLEGEADRMKFIPVYDTIKRCRDCGHQFVDWEEKGVCPRCGSRNVYDATQNVKAMREIAGEVDEILIATDPDTEGEKIAWDIRNVLSPYAPNIKRIEFHEVTRPAIMKAISEAREVNEGRVNAQIVRRIEDRWIGFELSQRLQRVFENHNLSAGRVQTPVLGWIIERYKEFTESEVYFLGLTLENGLKLTIELGKDGKDVKVPEEVIVEDVQLEEREINPLPPYTTDTMLKDASTFLKLSAPQTMRIAQDLFEMGLITYHRTDSTHVSNTGIEVAKEYITGEIGEEYFKPRPWGKEGTHEAIRPTRPIDTGRLMSLVRDGVIQLPKNLTRDHYRLYDMIFRRFMTGQMKAAKLIMERAVINAIAGKAELEGYVEVIEDGWTKLRSPPFRQLPRLEAGARLRVVESRKWKAPKVSLYTQGDVIALMKERKIGRPSTYAKIVETLIKRYYVIETRGRKKLVPTEQGVKVYHYLVSKYRDLVSEEKTRELEEIMDRIEEGKADYEEVLGGLYEEIQKFLT; this is encoded by the coding sequence ATGAAGGCCATCTACCGCGGAATGTGCCCGAACTGCCTCGACAGGATCTCCGATGAGAGGCTCTACATGAAGAATCCGTGTAAGGAATGCCTCGATGAACCCCTTCACGCTGACTCCTACTTCGATCTCGTTTCTGCGGTTAGAAACGCCCTTAAACTCAGGGGGACCCTCAAAGAGTGGGAGAGGATCTATTCTCTGGAGAAGGACCTCAGAGAGATCGAGGAGTTCTTCCGCCGGGCCACGGGGTTCACCTTCTGGAGTGCCCAGAGAACGTGGGTAAAGCGTCTCCTCAAGGGGAGGAGCTTCTCCATCATAGCCCCCACCGGAATGGGCAAGAGCACCTTCGGAGCTTTCATGGCCGTGTGGTACGCCAGCCGGGGAAAGAAAAGCTACATAGTCGTCCCGACAACACCCCTCGTCCTCCAGACGGTGAAGAAGCTCCGGACGATAATTGACAACTCGGGCCTCGAGGTGAGGGTGGCTTATTACCACGGCAACCTCCGAAAAAAGGAAAGGGAGGAGATGCTGGCCCTTATCCAGAAGGGGGATTACGATGTACTCGTAACCAGCTCCCAGTGGCTCGCGAGGAAGTTCGACGAGGTTCTCGCCGGGAGGCGTTTTGACTTCATCTTCGTCGATGACGTTGACGCGTTTCTGAAGGCGAGCAGGAACATAGACCGCTCCCTTTTCCTGCTCGGCTTCAACGAGGAAATCATAGGGAAGGCCTGGGAGATAGTCCGCCTCAAAAAGGAGATGAGTCGCTACCTAAACGGCCGTGCCAGTGACAGGGAGGAAAAACTCAGGGAGCTGAACGATAGGATCTCAAAGCTCCAGCTGGAGATCGAGGAGTTCAGGAACAAAAACAACGTCGGGGCGATGGTCATCGCCTCGGCCACCGGCTCCGCGAGGGGGGATAGAATAAAGCTCTACCGCGAGCTCCTCGGTTTCGAGGTCGGAAGCGGCCGTTCGTCCCTGAGGAACGTCGTTGACACCTACCTGAAGCCGGAGAAGGACATAAAGGAACACGTCGAGGAGCTCCTCCAGCGACTCGGAAGGGGAGGGCTGGTATTCACCCCCATCGATCAGGGGCTCGGCTACGCCGAAGAGCTGGCGGAGTACCTTCGCGGGAAGGGCTTCAAAATCGAAGTCGTTAGCTCGAAGAACAAAAATGCCATAGAACGGTTTGAGAAGGGGGAGGCGGATTACCTCATAGGCTCGGCCGCCTACTACGGTTCCCTCGTGAGGGGACTCGACCTCCCCCACCTCATACGCTATGCGGTCTTTACGGGCGTTCCAAAGTTCCGCTTCAGCGTGGACCTCGAAAGGCCGACCATATACCGCACCCTCGGTTTGCTGAACGAGGTAATGGACTTCCTGAGCGACGAAGACAGGAAAGAAGCCGAGAGGCTCCACGCAAGATTGAGGCGCCTAATCCGCAACATTCCAAGCTTCCAGATCCTCAAGATAGAGGAGGCACTGGCGGAAGGCCTGCCTCTGGAAGACGGGTTCCACAACCACGTCCTCGGTGTTTTCAGGAAGACGGTCGAGTTCCTCAGGAGGGTCTTAAAGGACGAAGAGGTGCTCAGGAAGCTCGCCGAAGACCCCTTCGTAAGCCTTAAGGAAGAAGGGGGCAAATGGTACATCGAGATCCCCGATGTGAGGACCTACATACAGGCCACCGGAAGGACGAGCAGGCTCTTTGCGGGGGGAATAAGTCAGGGACTCAGCGTCCTGATAGTGGACAACGAGAAGGTCTTCAACGGCCTTCTGAGGCAGATGCGCTGGCGCTTCACGGAGTTCAGGATGGTACCCTTTGAGGAGCTCGACCTCGATGAGGTTCTCAGGAGAATAGACGAGGACAGGGAAAAGATAAGGCTCCTGATGGAGGGTAAAATAAGCTCGAAGGCCAAAGATCTCGTGAAGTCCGCCCTCATGATAGTGGAGAGCCCGAACAAGGCCAGAACCATAGCCGGTTTCTTCGGCAGGCCCAGCAAGACGAGGATAGGCGATCTGGTTGCCTACGAGGTGAGCATAGGGGACATGATGCTGACCATCCTCGCGAGCGGCGGGCACATGTTCGATCTCGTAACGAACGAGGGTTACCACGGTGTTCTGCTGGAGGGTGAAGCCGACCGGATGAAGTTCATTCCGGTCTACGACACCATCAAGCGCTGCAGGGACTGCGGTCATCAGTTCGTTGACTGGGAGGAGAAGGGCGTATGCCCGAGATGCGGAAGCAGGAACGTCTACGATGCCACCCAGAACGTGAAAGCAATGCGCGAGATAGCCGGAGAGGTGGACGAGATACTGATAGCCACGGATCCCGATACGGAGGGAGAGAAGATAGCGTGGGACATAAGGAACGTGCTCTCTCCCTACGCACCGAACATCAAGCGCATAGAGTTTCACGAGGTAACGAGACCGGCCATAATGAAGGCCATCTCGGAGGCGAGGGAGGTTAACGAGGGGCGCGTCAATGCCCAGATAGTAAGGCGCATAGAGGACAGATGGATAGGCTTCGAGCTGAGCCAGAGGCTCCAGAGGGTTTTCGAGAACCACAACCTCTCCGCCGGAAGGGTTCAGACGCCCGTTCTGGGATGGATAATAGAACGCTACAAGGAGTTCACGGAGAGCGAAGTTTACTTCCTCGGGTTAACCCTTGAAAACGGCCTCAAATTGACGATAGAGCTTGGAAAGGACGGTAAGGACGTCAAGGTTCCGGAAGAGGTGATCGTTGAGGACGTTCAGCTTGAGGAGAGGGAGATCAACCCGCTTCCACCCTACACCACGGACACGATGCTTAAGGACGCCTCAACCTTCCTGAAGCTTTCGGCCCCCCAGACAATGCGCATAGCCCAGGACCTCTTCGAGATGGGTTTGATCACCTACCACAGAACGGACAGCACCCACGTGAGCAACACCGGAATAGAAGTGGCCAAGGAGTACATTACGGGGGAAATCGGCGAGGAATACTTCAAACCGCGGCCGTGGGGGAAGGAGGGAACCCACGAGGCCATAAGACCCACCAGACCCATAGATACCGGAAGGCTGATGAGTCTCGTCCGCGACGGCGTGATCCAGCTCCCCAAAAACCTCACGCGGGACCACTATCGCCTTTACGACATGATATTCCGCCGTTTCATGACGGGTCAGATGAAGGCGGCGAAGCTCATCATGGAGAGGGCCGTCATCAACGCCATCGCCGGAAAGGCAGAGCTCGAGGGCTACGTTGAGGTTATCGAGGATGGCTGGACGAAGCTCCGCTCACCCCCCTTCAGACAGCTGCCGAGACTCGAAGCCGGGGCGAGGCTCAGGGTCGTTGAATCCAGAAAATGGAAGGCGCCCAAGGTTTCCCTTTACACCCAGGGAGACGTGATTGCACTGATGAAGGAAAGAAAGATAGGACGCCCCTCGACCTACGCCAAGATAGTGGAGACGCTCATAAAACGCTACTACGTCATCGAGACCCGCGGGAGGAAGAAGCTCGTCCCCACCGAACAGGGGGTGAAGGTCTACCACTACCTCGTTAGTAAGTACAGAGACCTCGTTAGCGAGGAAAAGACGAGGGAGCTTGAGGAAATAATGGATCGAATCGAAGAGGGGAAGGCGGATTACGAGGAGGTTCTCGGAGGGCTCTACGAGGAGATACAGAAGTTCCTAACATGA
- a CDS encoding helix-turn-helix domain-containing protein, protein MVKDRMVELLQEHFELNLYEARAYVALVGFGVLTPAELASVSEVPAPRTYDVLRSLEKKGFAISQPGKVNKYRPVRPENILESFIERWQERVKEELEAKKKAKEELLELMSPLIETEIPKYGVEKVWVVRGIRNATLKTREMFEGVREKILLADDGYIAINLEKDILKAIDNGAEARIIVTENVYNRLSDSKILDYYKDGKLELRIIDKLELPMLICDDEVFFALEDMAARYFNYETQIWIKDPRVKALFEGRFNEYWEKARKA, encoded by the coding sequence ATGGTAAAAGATAGGATGGTTGAGCTCCTTCAGGAGCACTTTGAGTTGAACCTGTACGAGGCAAGGGCGTATGTGGCACTGGTCGGCTTCGGCGTCCTCACCCCTGCGGAACTGGCCAGCGTTTCGGAGGTTCCGGCTCCGAGAACCTACGACGTCCTCAGGAGCCTCGAGAAGAAGGGCTTCGCCATAAGCCAGCCCGGAAAGGTCAACAAGTACAGGCCGGTTCGCCCTGAGAACATCCTCGAGAGCTTCATCGAGAGGTGGCAGGAGCGCGTTAAGGAAGAGCTCGAGGCCAAAAAGAAGGCCAAGGAGGAACTCCTGGAGCTGATGAGCCCGCTCATAGAGACGGAGATTCCCAAGTACGGCGTCGAGAAGGTCTGGGTTGTGAGGGGCATCAGGAACGCCACCCTCAAGACCAGGGAGATGTTCGAAGGGGTCAGGGAGAAGATACTGCTTGCCGACGACGGCTACATTGCCATAAACCTCGAGAAAGACATCCTGAAGGCCATCGACAACGGTGCCGAGGCCAGGATAATCGTCACCGAAAACGTCTACAACAGGCTCAGCGACTCCAAGATACTCGACTACTATAAGGACGGAAAGCTCGAACTCAGGATAATCGACAAGCTCGAGCTCCCGATGCTCATCTGCGACGACGAGGTCTTCTTCGCCCTCGAGGACATGGCGGCAAGGTACTTCAACTACGAGACTCAGATATGGATCAAGGACCCGCGCGTTAAGGCGCTCTTTGAGGGCAGGTTCAACGAGTACTGGGAGAAGGCCCGGAAGGCCTGA
- the hxlAB gene encoding bifunctional 3-hexulose-6-phosphate synthase/6-phospho-3-hexuloisomerase: protein MILQVALDLTDVEEAISIAEKAARGGAHWLEVGTPLVKKEGMRAVELLKRRFPDRKIVADLKTMDTGALEVEMAARHGADVVSILGVADDKTIKDAVEVARKYGIRVMVDLIGVKDKVKRAKELERMGVHYILVHTGIDEQAQGKNPLEDLEKVIKEVNVPVAVAGGLNLETIPKVIELGATIIIVGGAITKAKDPEEVTRRIIDLFWEEYMMAIRKAMRDITEHVAGVAEKLKMEQVRGFVDAMIGANKIFVYGAGRSGLVGKAFAMRLMHLDFNVYVVGETITPAFEAGDLLIAISGSGETTSIVDAAKIAKKEGGKVVAITSYSNSTLGKLADVVVEIPGRAKSDVPTDYIARQMLTRYKWIAPMGTLFEDSTMVFMDGVIALLMATFQKTEKDMRKKHATLE, encoded by the coding sequence ATGATACTTCAGGTTGCCCTTGACCTTACCGATGTTGAGGAGGCCATTTCTATAGCGGAAAAAGCCGCCCGTGGTGGAGCTCACTGGCTGGAGGTCGGGACCCCACTGGTTAAGAAGGAGGGCATGCGTGCTGTTGAGCTTCTCAAGAGACGCTTTCCGGACAGAAAGATCGTCGCAGATCTGAAGACGATGGATACAGGAGCGCTCGAGGTGGAAATGGCGGCGAGGCACGGTGCGGACGTTGTATCGATCCTTGGTGTGGCAGATGACAAGACGATAAAGGACGCCGTTGAGGTAGCCAGAAAGTACGGCATCAGGGTTATGGTGGACCTCATCGGGGTTAAGGACAAGGTCAAAAGGGCGAAGGAACTCGAGAGGATGGGGGTTCACTACATCCTCGTCCACACGGGCATAGACGAGCAGGCTCAGGGCAAAAACCCGCTGGAAGACCTCGAAAAGGTAATCAAAGAGGTTAACGTCCCGGTTGCGGTTGCCGGCGGGTTGAACCTTGAGACCATCCCGAAGGTCATCGAGCTCGGGGCAACGATAATAATCGTCGGCGGGGCCATAACGAAGGCCAAGGATCCCGAGGAGGTAACCAGGAGGATAATAGACCTGTTCTGGGAGGAGTACATGATGGCCATAAGGAAGGCCATGAGGGACATAACGGAGCACGTGGCGGGCGTTGCCGAGAAGTTAAAGATGGAACAGGTTCGCGGCTTCGTCGACGCTATGATAGGGGCGAACAAGATATTCGTTTACGGTGCCGGGAGAAGCGGTCTCGTGGGTAAGGCCTTCGCGATGCGTCTCATGCACCTCGACTTCAACGTTTACGTCGTCGGCGAGACCATAACGCCGGCCTTTGAGGCGGGAGACCTGTTAATAGCCATCAGCGGTTCGGGCGAAACAACCAGCATCGTTGACGCCGCGAAGATAGCCAAAAAGGAGGGTGGAAAGGTCGTGGCGATAACCTCCTACTCGAACTCAACCCTTGGAAAGCTCGCCGATGTCGTGGTGGAGATACCCGGAAGGGCCAAATCAGATGTTCCAACCGACTACATAGCCCGCCAGATGCTCACAAGATACAAATGGATAGCCCCCATGGGGACGCTCTTTGAGGACTCCACGATGGTGTTCATGGACGGCGTCATAGCCCTCCTTATGGCAACGTTTCAGAAGACCGAAAAGGATATGAGGAAGAAGCATGCGACCCTCGAGTAA
- a CDS encoding arginase family protein translates to MVTFIPFGEKPNREGVLYVLSLLKRNKLIDDYIIVESSRVELLPERIPADKAYVIGEHVATYGIVDKLRPPSLLSVDAHTDLMHDYLDHGSWLAYALEERKVNRAAVLAPVLMIPTTERTKLWNRRVKIFPALLRSRKVRGKWRAYRNLQTNSLDEIIREAKGYLGDEVYLTVDLDVLRPEYRIARFQHGELTLEELLEILEEVKKNFRIVSFDIAEVSDRIRHSRLGRKAFVEVFQLLAG, encoded by the coding sequence ATGGTAACCTTCATTCCCTTCGGCGAGAAGCCCAACAGGGAGGGCGTCCTTTACGTCCTCAGTCTCCTCAAGAGGAACAAGCTCATCGACGATTACATCATAGTCGAATCGAGCCGGGTTGAACTGCTGCCCGAGCGGATACCGGCCGATAAAGCCTACGTAATCGGGGAGCACGTGGCAACTTACGGCATAGTCGATAAGTTACGTCCTCCTTCCCTCCTCAGCGTTGATGCCCACACCGATCTCATGCATGACTACCTTGACCACGGCTCGTGGCTCGCCTACGCCCTCGAGGAACGGAAGGTGAATCGAGCGGCGGTTCTGGCTCCCGTTCTGATGATACCCACGACCGAAAGGACGAAGCTCTGGAACAGGAGGGTCAAGATATTCCCCGCCCTGCTCAGGAGCAGGAAAGTCCGGGGGAAGTGGAGGGCCTACCGGAACCTCCAGACGAACTCCCTCGATGAGATAATCCGGGAGGCAAAGGGCTATCTGGGTGACGAAGTGTACCTGACGGTTGACCTCGACGTGCTCCGGCCGGAGTACAGGATAGCACGCTTCCAGCACGGCGAACTTACTCTGGAAGAGCTTCTCGAGATCCTCGAAGAGGTGAAGAAGAACTTCAGGATAGTGTCCTTTGACATAGCCGAAGTTTCCGACAGGATCCGTCACTCAAGGCTTGGAAGGAAGGCTTTCGTCGAGGTTTTCCAGCTGCTGGCGGGGTGA